taaaatacaGAAATACATGTTAGGAATATATGGCATATGTGATAAagagacaaaataaatattggaATGCTTTCTATCTTACagctatttttgttttaagataatttgctttaaaaaaaatatgtttcttagatATAGTAACATacttcaatcaaatcaaatagaTAAAGATGTATTAAAAGTTCTCTTTAGAAAATACTTGTAAAAAagaattgtatatatagatatttattatAGGTTAATTTTTATGAGTTGGTtatcaacaaatttaaaatattatgtaagatATTGAGTCCTTGTTgcctatttatatatatagtgccaCCAACAACAGTTCTTGTTCCTACACAACAATTAATTAATTCCAACGATCTCTCGAGAATATTCATTCCCTCTatctctctaaaaaaaaaatgaagctcTCAAACCGTGTTCTTTCATCCCTTCTCCTgatctcttttatctttcttgCTGCCACTACAGGTTCAATACTCATGTCATTATATAGTATCAGAATTATCATACATTCTAATATGTGAATTTAGTTGTTATATCACAATTAGTATACATTTTTATCATAGACATNCTTTAGAAAATACTTGTAAAAAagaattgtatatatagatatttattatAGGTTAATTTTTATGAGTTGGTtatcaacaaatttaaaatattatgtaagatATTGAGTCCTTGTTgcctatttatatatatagtgccaCCAACAACAGTTCTTGTTCCTACACAACAATTAATTAATTCCAACGATCTCTCGAGAATATTCATTCCCTCTatctctctaaaaaaaaaatgaagctcTCAAACCGTGTTCTTTCATCCCTTCTCCTgatctcttttatctttcttgCTGCCACTACAGGTTCAATACTCATGTCATTATATAGTATCAGAATTATCATACATTCTAATATGTGAATTTAGTTGTTATATCACAATTAGTATACATTTTTATCATAGACATTAATTTCTAAGTAACCGCGATATGCTTAaatgtgtttttatatatatagagatgggTTTGGCGGATAAAATATGCAAGACACGGAGCGACCGTTTCTCTGGTGTGTGCTTTAGCGATAACATTTGTGCCATCATCTGCGGCCAATTCGAGAAATTTGAAAGCGGTCACTGCGAATTTGACGGAGCCTTACGTCGTTGTTTATGCACCAAAGCCTGTTAAAGACTATCATAATATCATCAAGAACCAGCTGTATTTTTGACTTCTCTCTTTAATATTTCTATGTGGTTGTTGTAGAatatatctacatatatatatatatatattgaattatagaccctttatgtttttatcttctatttttggatttatttgttcttgaaaataactaaaaataatataaatttactatgaattaattaatatagtcATTTAAacgttaaaataaaattttcttttaattttaatcaatgttatattgaaaagaaaagctTATATAGATGCTTTCTTAAACTAACTCGTTGtgtttaaattattacaaaGTAAAAACTGAGGATCGATCTACCTTCCATGATAAACATATAGAAAATTTGGTGTTACCACATTTTACAACATCTATTGCAATTCATCAAAATCTAATTCAATGAAACATCATATTCTAATAATCATATACTGATTCCGcataatgtatatatttcaatttttggttaaaaacatATCACATAGCCAAACGCATATATAAATGTAACGCATCTCCattaatcaaaattagaaaCATAATTAGGCTAACCACTTTCGTGTCAAGTGAACTGCGACCCAGAGACTTCACCAGTGCGGGTATAGTGCTAATAACCGGTAGTATTAAAACCGGCAAAACCTATAAAAACCGGTATTAACCCGCAATCCGATGAACCGATTAACCCGACCGGTTAGCGGTTCAAAAAAACTCTACTTGCTTTTTGGAAAATAGAATAGAGTATGAAGGGAATGATGGTGGAGATAACCAAAATTAGTTGTAGTGAATTTGGAGATGTTCAATTagtgttctttatttttcttatttggatttaaaagttttaatcattttcttagTATTAATAAACTTCATTCTTTGTTAAAcatgatattctttttttttataatattttaaaaatgtttattttatataaatacattaaacatattttattcaattGACCATTGGTCGAACTCAGTTGACCCGATGACCCGGTGACCCGAGAGCTAGTCCGGTTCACGATCCGGGtcgggtttcaaaacattggtttttatatatatagagatgggTTTGGGGGATAAAATATGTAAGACACGGAGCGACCGTTTCTCAGGTGTGTGCTTTAGCGAAACCAATTGTGCCATCATCTACAGCCAATTCGAAAAATTTGAAAGCGGTCACTGCGA
The sequence above is drawn from the Camelina sativa cultivar DH55 chromosome 4, Cs, whole genome shotgun sequence genome and encodes:
- the LOC109132608 gene encoding defensin-like protein 8, which translates into the protein MKLSNRVLSSLLLISFIFLAATTEMGLADKICKTRSDRFSGVCFSDNICAIICGQFEKFESGHCEFDGALRRCLCTKAC